One window of the Rhodococcus sovatensis genome contains the following:
- a CDS encoding alpha/beta fold hydrolase, translated as MSTTSGTPTGQSAENGTSTRRPSAYSLLESLPVEVPGEITFTVRLMPAADPSAPVVLILPAMVMKAKHYMHLAKSLNAQGVSVALCDLRGQGECTPPLLDQPNFGYREMIEIDLPAVTAAVRERFPDSELHLFGHSLGGQLSLLYAAAEPDAVDSVTVIGTGTVYWRAFGIRRWFEALRDIQWIGLVARVKGHWPGGVLIPGAMAGRVMVDWSRHSLTSHYRPAGSSRNYDRLLAEMTTRVLAISLAEDRLGPKSNVDFLESKLTAAPVTRWHIDADSPVIHRDHFEWIKDSPVIAQVASDWVRTGELGRVS; from the coding sequence ATGTCCACCACCTCAGGAACACCCACCGGACAGTCCGCCGAGAACGGCACATCGACGCGGCGACCCTCCGCATACTCGCTGCTCGAATCTTTGCCCGTCGAGGTTCCGGGCGAGATCACGTTCACGGTTCGATTGATGCCGGCGGCGGACCCGTCGGCTCCGGTAGTTCTCATCCTCCCGGCAATGGTCATGAAGGCCAAGCACTACATGCATCTCGCGAAAAGCCTCAATGCACAGGGTGTTTCGGTCGCACTATGCGATCTCCGCGGACAGGGCGAATGCACTCCCCCGCTGCTCGATCAACCGAATTTCGGCTACCGCGAGATGATCGAGATCGATCTTCCCGCCGTGACGGCGGCGGTGCGAGAACGTTTCCCGGACAGTGAGCTACACCTGTTCGGACATAGTCTCGGGGGTCAGCTGTCACTCCTCTACGCTGCGGCAGAACCGGATGCGGTCGACAGTGTCACGGTAATCGGCACCGGCACGGTCTATTGGCGCGCGTTCGGCATCCGCCGGTGGTTCGAGGCGCTGCGCGACATCCAGTGGATCGGCTTGGTCGCGCGGGTCAAGGGACACTGGCCAGGAGGCGTCCTGATTCCGGGAGCCATGGCGGGCCGCGTCATGGTCGATTGGTCACGGCACTCTCTGACGAGCCACTACCGGCCGGCCGGATCGTCCCGCAACTACGACCGCCTGCTCGCGGAAATGACGACACGGGTTCTGGCCATCTCGCTCGCCGAGGATCGTCTCGGTCCCAAGTCGAACGTCGACTTCCTGGAATCGAAATTGACGGCGGCGCCGGTGACCCGGTGGCACATCGACGCAGATTCCCCGGTGATCCACCGCGACCACTTCGAGTGGATCAAGGATTCACCGGTGATCGCGCAAGTCGCATCCGACTGGGTTCGAACGGGAGAGCTTGGACGGGTGAGCTGA
- a CDS encoding PaaI family thioesterase has protein sequence MSLSTTGRRVGLFAAAFGNINGDAPDYERLRSVSNSLVPFGKHVGTTVTEIGPDRAVVDIPREPHVVNHMNTVHAGALFTAADIAGAAAFVGAAATRLHIVESLVVRSANSTYRKPASGRIRAIATVDEREMRAILAAESDARFELTGKAMMVNDDDVTVAKFTFDYVCDVVVNDGKE, from the coding sequence GTGTCCCTGTCCACCACCGGCCGCCGGGTCGGACTGTTCGCCGCCGCGTTCGGCAACATCAACGGCGATGCACCCGATTACGAACGTCTTCGATCGGTGTCCAACTCACTCGTGCCGTTCGGCAAGCACGTGGGAACAACCGTCACCGAGATCGGACCCGATCGGGCCGTCGTCGATATCCCTCGCGAACCCCACGTGGTGAACCACATGAACACCGTCCACGCGGGCGCGTTGTTCACCGCTGCCGATATCGCCGGGGCCGCAGCGTTCGTCGGTGCCGCCGCAACGAGGCTGCACATCGTCGAAAGTCTCGTAGTGCGCTCGGCGAACTCGACGTATCGCAAACCCGCCTCGGGACGAATTCGTGCGATCGCAACCGTCGACGAGCGCGAAATGCGAGCCATCCTCGCCGCCGAGTCCGACGCACGCTTCGAGCTCACCGGCAAAGCAATGATGGTAAACGACGACGACGTCACCGTCGCGAAATTCACCTTCGACTATGTGTGCGATGTCGTCGTAAACGACGGGAAGGAATAG
- a CDS encoding cyclopropane-fatty-acyl-phospholipid synthase family protein, which produces METADAIKYHYDVGNEFYRLWLDPSLTYSCALREPGDTLEQAQDRKLRWHLDAVDADEARSLLDIGCGWGAVLERASLGHHVDRCVGLTLSEEQANYIRGQSLPGVEVRTENWIDYQPEERVDAIVSIGAFEHFARPTDSPADKIAIYREFFTRCAGWLADGGVLSLQTIAYANMSPSDANAFINNDIFPDADLPTLVEITSAAEGIFEIVRLRNDRAHYAWTCEEWASRLRAQRPRAVELVGNDVVQRYERYLKMSALGFRMGKIGLLRIVFRPYVRHFGSRR; this is translated from the coding sequence GTGGAGACCGCAGACGCCATCAAGTACCACTACGACGTCGGCAACGAGTTCTACCGGCTGTGGCTCGACCCGTCACTGACCTACTCGTGCGCTCTTCGAGAACCTGGCGACACGCTGGAACAGGCCCAGGATCGGAAACTGAGGTGGCATCTCGACGCCGTGGATGCAGATGAGGCCCGCAGCCTCCTGGACATAGGGTGCGGATGGGGCGCCGTACTCGAGCGTGCATCGCTCGGCCATCACGTCGATCGTTGCGTCGGTCTCACGCTGAGTGAAGAGCAAGCGAACTACATTCGGGGCCAAAGCCTTCCAGGTGTCGAGGTGCGAACCGAGAACTGGATCGACTACCAGCCGGAGGAGCGGGTAGACGCCATTGTGTCGATCGGCGCATTCGAGCACTTCGCCCGGCCGACCGATTCGCCTGCCGACAAGATTGCCATCTATCGAGAGTTCTTCACCCGATGCGCCGGGTGGCTCGCCGACGGAGGAGTGCTGTCGCTGCAAACCATCGCCTACGCCAACATGTCACCGTCGGACGCGAACGCATTCATCAACAACGACATATTTCCCGACGCCGATCTACCGACGCTCGTCGAGATCACCTCTGCCGCCGAGGGAATCTTCGAGATCGTCAGGCTGCGCAACGACCGGGCCCACTACGCATGGACCTGCGAAGAGTGGGCATCTCGACTTCGCGCCCAACGGCCGCGCGCCGTCGAACTGGTCGGCAACGACGTCGTGCAACGGTACGAGCGTTACCTGAAGATGTCGGCGCTGGGATTCAGAATGGGAAAGATCGGGCTGCTACGCATCGTATTTCGTCCCTACGTCAGGCATTTCGGAAGCCGACGATGA
- a CDS encoding thioesterase II family protein, producing MSARQWFAPAVIVDSAPTSAAVPLLLIPHAGAGASSFARWTFPAWITAHPVQLPGREGAAAEPPLRNIHTIVAALAAQVGRSVDRPVALYGHSMGALVAFELARALTDAGTPPRHLFVSGRRAPHLAASRRTVHRLPEPQFVDALEEMGGTSRAALRSAALLRYTVKVSRADLEVCETYPYRDHTELSCPITGFHARADPVVDPDEISAWSHHTNDAFATHSFTGGHFFHQDHRTRIAAIIGDAL from the coding sequence GTGAGTGCACGGCAGTGGTTCGCCCCTGCGGTCATCGTCGACAGCGCACCGACGAGCGCCGCAGTGCCCCTTCTACTCATCCCCCATGCCGGGGCAGGCGCATCGTCGTTTGCACGGTGGACATTCCCGGCTTGGATCACTGCGCATCCCGTCCAGCTTCCGGGACGAGAAGGCGCCGCAGCGGAACCACCGCTACGCAACATCCACACGATAGTGGCAGCACTCGCGGCGCAGGTCGGACGTTCCGTGGACAGGCCCGTTGCGCTGTACGGCCACAGCATGGGAGCCCTTGTCGCGTTCGAGTTGGCACGTGCCCTCACCGACGCCGGCACGCCGCCGCGCCACCTATTCGTCTCGGGCAGGCGGGCGCCGCATCTGGCGGCCAGCAGGCGGACCGTCCACCGACTGCCAGAACCTCAGTTCGTGGACGCGCTCGAAGAAATGGGGGGAACATCGCGCGCAGCGCTGCGAAGCGCTGCGTTGTTGCGATACACCGTCAAAGTCAGTCGGGCCGATCTCGAGGTGTGCGAGACGTATCCGTACCGCGACCATACCGAGCTATCCTGTCCGATAACAGGATTCCACGCTCGAGCCGATCCCGTTGTCGACCCCGACGAGATCTCCGCGTGGAGCCACCACACGAACGACGCCTTCGCGACCCACTCCTTCACGGGAGGGCACTTTTTCCACCAAGATCATCGCACAAGGATCGCCGCGATCATCGGTGACGCATTGTGA
- a CDS encoding PDR/VanB family oxidoreductase produces the protein MLEAGMFTVVVVGRSDVAAEVISLELALPDDGDLPDWSAGAHIDVGVGVDDVRQYSLCGSPAEQSRWRIGVLREPNGRGGSAYLHESAQLGSTLEVSLPRNNFPLVDASAYVFVAGGIGITPILPMIAAAECGGAEWKLYYGGRTRASMAFVDELAAYGDRVAILPQDEAGMLPLADIARVADSETSVYCCGPEPLLAAAEQHGIGSLHVERFAPRPIVAEEPDTAFDVRLLSTGDVIRVGSGQSLVDALERAGVSVATSCREGTCSSCETKVVSGSPIHRDSVLTDEERERGESMMVCVSRAAASPVLVLDL, from the coding sequence GTGTTGGAAGCCGGTATGTTCACCGTGGTGGTCGTCGGGCGTTCGGACGTTGCCGCGGAGGTCATCTCACTCGAACTTGCGTTACCTGACGACGGTGACTTGCCCGATTGGAGTGCTGGCGCGCACATAGACGTCGGTGTCGGTGTCGATGACGTCCGGCAATACTCGCTGTGTGGGTCGCCGGCTGAGCAGTCACGGTGGCGCATCGGAGTTCTCCGCGAACCGAACGGCCGAGGTGGGTCGGCCTACCTCCACGAATCTGCGCAGCTCGGATCCACCCTCGAGGTCTCTCTGCCGCGCAACAACTTTCCTCTCGTCGACGCGTCGGCATACGTGTTCGTGGCGGGTGGCATCGGAATCACTCCGATCCTTCCGATGATCGCCGCCGCAGAGTGTGGCGGTGCGGAGTGGAAGCTGTACTACGGGGGGCGTACCCGCGCCTCCATGGCGTTCGTCGACGAACTCGCCGCGTACGGAGACAGAGTCGCGATACTCCCGCAGGACGAAGCCGGGATGCTGCCGCTCGCCGACATTGCTCGGGTCGCCGATTCCGAGACCAGCGTGTACTGCTGCGGACCGGAGCCGTTGCTCGCGGCGGCAGAGCAACACGGTATCGGTTCGCTGCACGTGGAACGGTTCGCGCCACGCCCCATTGTTGCCGAGGAACCCGACACCGCATTCGATGTTCGACTTCTGAGCACGGGGGACGTGATTCGTGTTGGCTCCGGACAGTCGCTCGTGGACGCTCTCGAACGAGCAGGCGTGTCGGTCGCGACCTCGTGCCGAGAAGGTACCTGCTCGAGTTGCGAGACGAAGGTGGTCAGCGGGAGCCCCATTCACCGGGATTCCGTCCTGACCGACGAGGAGCGTGAGCGGGGCGAATCGATGATGGTGTGTGTCTCGAGGGCTGCGGCGTCACCGGTGCTCGTGCTGGACCTCTAG
- a CDS encoding fatty acyl-AMP ligase, translating to MTALLTDILRSRAHDTPHARAYVFLDTTGDEAEVLTYHRLHRRAVDVAISLRTQCRPGERALLLFGPGLDFIVAYFGCLYAGVIAVPVNPPRPGRPHDATNSIVVDCAPSIVLSDAPTRSATEDELGAVTGELVWMTVDETPERGDVEFAPPAQESTAFLQYTSGSTSRPKGVRVTHRNLIANQRMIAAAFGHDRHSTFVGWAPLFHDQGLIGNVLQPLYLGTTSILMSPWTFIRRPLLWPLTVSKYRAHTSGGPNFAFDACVAHAERCPIPVDLDLASWQVAFNGAEPIRADTIERFVSTFAPYGFRPSAMYPCYGLAEATLFVAGSVKGRGPRKLTVDADELTRGRLTPAADAPSRTVVGSGVPATDGKVRIVDPSSAESLEDNMIGEIRVSGPHVSPGYWGHSETGKELCTGDLGAVVEGELYVVGRIKDVIIVRGKNYYPHDIENTVRIHVGGPKSLTCAAFAIADAQGIDKLVIVAETSTDHKVNPPAVREAVTREHGLTVSELVLTDTRLQKTSSGKLMRAAAKARYLRGDFVLEVQHEHR from the coding sequence GTGACCGCTCTGCTGACCGACATCCTGCGGTCGAGGGCTCACGACACCCCCCACGCTCGTGCGTACGTGTTCCTCGACACGACAGGCGACGAAGCCGAGGTCCTCACCTACCACCGATTACACAGGCGCGCAGTGGACGTCGCGATTTCTCTGCGCACCCAGTGCAGGCCAGGAGAACGCGCTCTGTTGCTGTTCGGACCAGGTCTCGATTTCATCGTCGCGTACTTCGGATGTCTGTATGCGGGTGTGATCGCTGTTCCGGTGAACCCGCCTCGGCCAGGCAGACCGCACGATGCCACGAACAGCATCGTAGTGGACTGTGCGCCGTCGATCGTCTTGTCCGACGCGCCGACGCGATCCGCTACCGAGGACGAACTCGGCGCGGTGACAGGCGAGCTCGTATGGATGACGGTCGACGAGACACCCGAGCGCGGCGACGTGGAATTCGCCCCACCGGCACAGGAATCGACTGCGTTCCTCCAATACACGTCCGGATCCACGTCACGTCCCAAAGGTGTTCGCGTCACACACCGCAATCTCATCGCCAACCAGCGCATGATCGCGGCCGCGTTCGGCCACGATCGTCACTCCACGTTCGTCGGCTGGGCGCCGCTGTTCCACGATCAGGGCCTGATCGGCAACGTTCTCCAGCCGCTGTACCTCGGCACCACCAGTATCTTGATGTCGCCGTGGACGTTCATACGCCGCCCACTGCTCTGGCCTCTCACGGTGTCGAAGTATCGGGCACACACGAGCGGAGGACCCAATTTCGCGTTCGACGCGTGTGTAGCGCACGCCGAGCGGTGCCCGATACCTGTCGATCTCGACCTCGCCTCGTGGCAAGTTGCCTTCAACGGTGCAGAGCCGATCCGTGCAGACACGATCGAACGCTTCGTCTCCACCTTCGCGCCCTACGGGTTTCGTCCCTCCGCGATGTACCCGTGCTACGGGCTGGCCGAAGCGACACTGTTCGTGGCAGGGAGCGTGAAGGGCCGCGGCCCACGAAAGCTGACCGTCGACGCCGACGAACTCACACGCGGCCGATTGACCCCCGCCGCTGACGCCCCGTCGCGGACGGTCGTCGGATCGGGCGTACCCGCTACCGACGGAAAAGTCCGCATAGTGGATCCGAGCTCGGCCGAGTCGCTCGAGGACAACATGATCGGCGAGATTCGGGTTTCCGGGCCTCACGTGAGCCCTGGCTACTGGGGCCACAGCGAGACCGGAAAGGAACTGTGCACGGGCGATCTCGGTGCGGTCGTCGAAGGTGAGCTGTACGTGGTCGGCCGCATCAAGGACGTCATCATCGTCCGGGGCAAGAACTACTACCCACATGACATCGAAAACACCGTGCGGATCCACGTCGGAGGGCCGAAGTCCTTGACATGTGCGGCGTTCGCGATTGCAGACGCCCAGGGAATCGACAAGCTGGTGATCGTTGCGGAAACGTCCACCGATCACAAGGTGAACCCGCCTGCGGTGCGTGAGGCCGTGACGCGCGAGCACGGACTCACGGTGAGTGAACTGGTATTGACGGACACGCGACTGCAGAAGACCAGCAGCGGCAAGCTGATGCGAGCCGCCGCCAAAGCCCGCTATCTGAGGGGCGATTTCGTGCTAGAGGTCCAGCACGAGCACCGGTGA
- a CDS encoding acyl carrier protein gives MTDILDQQSIAQWCQDYVAGLLDVPADSIALDATFDRLGIDSAHAVALLIEIESRYGIDLPPEALFENPTLGAVAQYLFEHSS, from the coding sequence ATGACCGACATACTCGACCAGCAGTCCATCGCGCAGTGGTGCCAAGACTACGTCGCAGGACTGTTGGACGTACCCGCAGACTCGATTGCGCTCGACGCTACGTTCGACCGTCTGGGGATCGATTCGGCCCACGCCGTCGCGTTGCTGATCGAGATCGAATCTCGTTACGGCATAGACCTTCCACCCGAGGCATTGTTCGAGAATCCAACTCTGGGTGCGGTCGCGCAATACCTGTTCGAGCATTCGAGCTGA
- a CDS encoding acyl-CoA dehydrogenase family protein produces the protein MTTVERDIDRIERSDTPETVDLLVTRTAAFIQEHVLPVEREVVVDGREVDDEMRLELQRKAKDAGVFGPLSDTEYGGLQLSMRTQARVLEASGASLLGPLSVNASAPDDGNIHLLKHAGTPEQRARYLAPLASGDVRSSIAMTEPAPGTGSDPAMLRTTARRSGSGWVIDGAKHFTTGAAGAAFTIVMAATPSGPTMFLVDQDNPGLHVGRRMPTLDHSIPGGHCEVQFSECEVSADAVLGEEGKGLQYAGVRLAPSRLVFCMNWLGLAVRAHEMAARHIVGRSSFGVPIADHGMAQAHVADSEIDIEASRGLIRRAAEIIDIEGADSSGARHSASIAKTFVSEAVWRILDRSVQLHGGLGVCEDHLVARFLVEARAFRIYEGPSEVLRWSIARRVLRPFR, from the coding sequence ATGACAACCGTCGAACGAGACATCGATCGCATCGAAAGATCCGATACCCCCGAGACAGTCGATCTGCTGGTCACCAGGACCGCTGCCTTCATTCAGGAACACGTTCTGCCCGTCGAGCGTGAGGTCGTAGTCGACGGCCGCGAAGTCGACGACGAGATGCGTCTCGAACTGCAACGCAAGGCGAAGGACGCCGGCGTCTTCGGCCCCCTGTCCGACACCGAGTACGGCGGCCTGCAACTGTCCATGCGCACTCAAGCCCGCGTCCTCGAGGCGTCGGGCGCGAGCCTGTTGGGTCCGTTGTCGGTCAATGCATCTGCTCCCGACGACGGCAACATCCACTTGTTGAAGCACGCCGGCACCCCGGAACAGCGAGCACGCTACCTGGCTCCGCTGGCATCCGGAGACGTCCGCTCGTCCATTGCGATGACCGAACCGGCTCCCGGGACGGGCTCCGATCCGGCCATGTTGCGGACCACGGCACGCCGCTCCGGATCGGGCTGGGTGATCGACGGTGCCAAACACTTCACGACGGGAGCCGCGGGGGCGGCCTTCACCATCGTCATGGCCGCGACTCCGAGCGGTCCGACTATGTTCCTGGTCGACCAGGACAACCCGGGTCTGCACGTCGGACGACGTATGCCTACCCTCGACCACAGCATCCCGGGCGGGCACTGCGAGGTGCAGTTCTCCGAGTGCGAGGTCTCCGCGGATGCAGTGCTCGGCGAAGAAGGAAAAGGCCTGCAATACGCCGGAGTTCGGTTGGCACCGTCACGTTTGGTCTTCTGCATGAATTGGCTCGGCCTGGCCGTGCGGGCTCATGAAATGGCTGCCCGCCACATTGTCGGCCGTTCGTCCTTCGGTGTTCCGATCGCTGACCACGGAATGGCGCAAGCCCATGTCGCCGACAGCGAGATCGATATCGAAGCTTCACGCGGTCTGATCCGACGAGCTGCGGAGATCATCGACATCGAGGGTGCCGACTCCTCCGGAGCCCGCCACAGCGCCTCCATCGCAAAAACATTCGTCTCGGAAGCCGTGTGGCGAATTCTCGATCGATCGGTCCAGCTCCACGGGGGGCTCGGCGTGTGTGAAGACCACCTCGTCGCCCGGTTCCTCGTCGAGGCACGCGCTTTCCGCATCTACGAGGGCCCGTCGGAAGTTCTTCGGTGGTCCATAGCGCGCCGAGTACTGCGTCCCTTCCGCTGA
- a CDS encoding MFS transporter, protein MTSDSDISRTDTSTNQHDLRRRTLLWGICAVTFIVYLDTSIAPVAIPTIADSLGGGDTAAQWMLDAYTLAFACLLLSGGLLGDRFGTRRMLLGGTGAFGLASIVCALAPTMNVLITGRALQGVCAAVIVPLSVAALTTHFPDPMARAKAIGLWGGTAGVALALGPLVGGVLVSSAGWQSLFWINIPIAVFALAALRISLHHKASSRSGGIDVVGQALFVAAGVGATLALVEGPHRGWAHPFVLVTFAVAALSVVLFVVWERHAERPMLPPGLLRIPEVFAACAVNFLGLFGLYGVLFILTLYLQGERGLSPIATGLEFLPLFGAMGAGSLTASYIVRRLGTRPTMLLGLGSICVGMLGLMSIPAGAPFAVYGVALTLLGIGIPLSGGVVAIAAMMNAVPAESVGAASGAMNTFRQFGAVFGVAAAAIASPRVGSEVTSMSTTFMIGAGGALAGAILTAVVLRPSGPRR, encoded by the coding sequence GTGACTTCGGATAGTGACATCTCCCGAACCGATACTTCGACAAACCAGCACGATCTTCGTCGTCGGACCCTCCTGTGGGGCATCTGCGCGGTGACGTTCATCGTCTACCTCGACACCAGCATCGCGCCGGTGGCGATTCCGACCATCGCAGACAGTCTGGGCGGCGGGGACACTGCCGCGCAATGGATGCTCGACGCGTACACACTGGCCTTCGCGTGCCTCCTGTTGTCGGGTGGGTTGCTCGGCGATCGATTCGGCACCCGACGCATGTTGCTCGGTGGCACCGGCGCGTTCGGGCTCGCATCGATCGTCTGCGCCCTCGCGCCGACCATGAACGTGCTGATCACGGGTCGCGCCTTACAAGGTGTGTGCGCGGCCGTCATTGTTCCTCTGTCGGTCGCGGCGTTGACCACGCACTTCCCCGATCCGATGGCACGGGCGAAAGCCATCGGTCTGTGGGGCGGTACTGCGGGAGTTGCCCTTGCGCTGGGTCCTCTCGTCGGCGGGGTGCTCGTGTCGTCGGCGGGATGGCAGTCCTTGTTCTGGATCAATATTCCCATCGCGGTGTTCGCTTTGGCTGCACTCCGGATTTCCCTGCACCACAAAGCGAGTTCGCGCAGCGGTGGTATCGACGTCGTCGGCCAGGCCCTCTTCGTTGCGGCAGGTGTCGGCGCCACACTCGCGCTCGTCGAGGGTCCGCATCGTGGGTGGGCGCATCCGTTCGTGCTGGTGACCTTCGCGGTTGCCGCTCTGTCGGTGGTGCTGTTCGTGGTGTGGGAGCGTCACGCCGAGCGTCCGATGTTGCCGCCGGGACTGCTTCGAATTCCCGAGGTCTTCGCCGCGTGTGCAGTGAACTTCCTCGGATTGTTCGGTCTCTACGGCGTGCTGTTCATCCTGACGCTGTATCTACAGGGGGAACGAGGTCTGAGTCCGATCGCGACGGGGCTGGAATTTCTCCCGCTCTTCGGTGCAATGGGCGCCGGATCACTGACTGCGTCGTACATCGTCAGGCGCCTCGGTACCCGGCCGACGATGCTGCTCGGGCTCGGATCGATCTGCGTCGGGATGCTGGGCCTGATGTCGATCCCGGCAGGCGCACCGTTCGCGGTCTACGGAGTCGCTCTCACCCTGCTCGGGATCGGCATTCCGCTCTCCGGCGGTGTCGTCGCGATTGCCGCGATGATGAACGCGGTTCCGGCGGAGTCGGTGGGCGCCGCGTCCGGCGCGATGAACACGTTCAGGCAGTTCGGCGCTGTGTTCGGGGTGGCTGCCGCGGCCATCGCGTCGCCGCGGGTGGGTAGCGAGGTGACGTCGATGTCGACGACTTTCATGATCGGTGCAGGGGGAGCGTTGGCGGGCGCGATCCTGACGGCCGTTGTACTGCGGCCGTCAGGACCGCGCCGGTGA
- a CDS encoding cytochrome P450 encodes MHRTLGMWVLTRHSDVRHVLREDMFSAALIPELVSAQAARYGREDAVAVRRMGTKSLVFTDDPEHRRLRDLANRVFGGRAIASLREHIRLTSETLLQNAVRTSAPVDVIADYATPLPITVICDWMDLPASMRPDIGRWTHDIRFLLEPTLMTATDLDRVHAVVDTFTLALQQVVLERRGHPGTDLISRMLTATTDTDELSVDEIVVLCIMCFVAGNETTTALVGNTSLVLLSRPDVVTALRTGSLPVRAIVDESVRYDSPLQMTKRVATVDTEIGGHRIQAGDHVLLCLGAANRDPDVFDRPENFDPTRTGATHVGFGHGMHRCLGALLAQMQAEIAVETLFTQHDPQRIDVSPQQWQTQSSIVRGLAHLPVTL; translated from the coding sequence GTGCACCGAACGCTCGGGATGTGGGTGCTCACCCGACACTCGGACGTTCGACACGTGCTGCGCGAGGACATGTTCAGCGCGGCGTTGATCCCTGAGCTGGTCTCAGCGCAAGCAGCTCGGTACGGACGGGAGGACGCCGTTGCCGTCCGCCGAATGGGTACGAAATCACTGGTTTTCACCGACGATCCCGAGCACCGACGGTTGCGCGACCTAGCGAATCGAGTCTTCGGGGGCCGCGCGATCGCCTCGTTGCGCGAGCACATACGCCTCACTTCGGAGACCCTGCTGCAGAATGCAGTGCGCACAAGCGCACCCGTCGACGTGATCGCGGACTATGCAACTCCCCTTCCCATCACGGTGATCTGCGATTGGATGGATCTGCCCGCGTCGATGCGACCGGATATCGGCCGCTGGACGCACGACATACGCTTCCTTCTCGAGCCGACGTTGATGACAGCGACTGATCTCGACCGCGTCCATGCCGTCGTCGACACGTTCACCCTGGCTTTGCAGCAGGTCGTCCTCGAGCGCCGCGGCCACCCCGGTACAGACTTGATCAGCCGAATGCTGACTGCAACAACCGATACCGACGAGCTGAGTGTCGACGAGATCGTCGTACTGTGCATCATGTGTTTCGTCGCGGGCAACGAGACGACGACCGCACTCGTCGGCAATACATCCCTCGTGCTGCTGTCGCGTCCGGACGTGGTGACTGCACTGCGCACCGGGTCGCTGCCCGTGCGCGCCATCGTCGACGAGTCTGTGCGCTACGACAGTCCGCTGCAGATGACCAAACGCGTCGCGACAGTAGACACCGAGATCGGCGGCCACCGCATACAGGCAGGAGATCACGTGCTGCTCTGCCTCGGCGCCGCGAATCGTGACCCTGACGTGTTCGACCGGCCCGAGAACTTCGATCCCACCCGCACCGGTGCCACACACGTCGGCTTCGGACATGGCATGCATCGATGCCTCGGTGCCCTTCTGGCGCAGATGCAGGCAGAGATCGCCGTCGAGACGCTCTTCACGCAGCACGACCCACAACGAATCGACGTGAGCCCACAGCAATGGCAGACCCAGAGCTCGATTGTGCGCGGACTAGCTCACTTGCCGGTGACGCTGTGA
- a CDS encoding acyl-CoA desaturase: MTELQGERRPAPRRKTVSNSYLHRLQRRHFILFDILPIVGTVAAVGFLAVQPFGLTELALFFSMWLVTGLGITAGYHRLFTHRSYKASTWVYAVLAVAGSMAGQGPVVSWVALHRRHHECSDREGDPHSPNLEGSGVRGRIRGLAHSHILWMRRHDYPNIVHYAPDLLKNPVIMRISRHYHFWVVLGLVIPAAIGGIAHLSWQGAVSGLLWGGFVRMFVLEHIVWAINSFLHMFGTRPYESRENSRNAGVLALATFGESWHNNHHAFPDSASFGLEWYHLDPGYWLIKFLSLVGAAHDVGIPTRERRHSKRRRHRTLSGAQS, from the coding sequence ATGACTGAATTACAGGGCGAACGGCGACCCGCTCCTCGGCGCAAGACGGTCAGCAACTCGTATCTCCACCGTCTTCAGCGTCGCCACTTCATCCTCTTCGATATCCTCCCGATCGTCGGTACCGTAGCCGCTGTCGGATTCCTCGCCGTCCAGCCGTTCGGCCTCACCGAACTCGCGTTGTTCTTCTCGATGTGGCTGGTCACCGGACTCGGAATCACCGCCGGCTACCACCGGCTGTTCACGCACCGCAGCTACAAAGCAAGCACGTGGGTGTACGCGGTCCTCGCTGTAGCAGGGTCGATGGCCGGTCAGGGGCCAGTCGTCTCCTGGGTGGCTCTGCATCGCCGGCACCACGAGTGCAGCGACCGCGAGGGTGATCCGCATTCACCGAATCTGGAAGGATCCGGCGTTCGCGGACGGATTCGCGGCCTGGCCCACTCGCACATTCTCTGGATGCGGCGGCACGATTACCCGAACATCGTTCACTACGCACCCGACCTTCTGAAGAACCCTGTCATCATGCGTATCTCACGCCACTACCACTTCTGGGTGGTCCTCGGTTTGGTGATTCCGGCGGCCATCGGCGGGATCGCTCACCTGAGCTGGCAAGGCGCGGTGAGCGGACTCCTGTGGGGCGGGTTCGTACGGATGTTCGTCCTCGAACACATCGTCTGGGCGATCAACTCCTTCCTGCACATGTTCGGAACTCGTCCATACGAATCGCGCGAGAACAGCCGCAATGCAGGGGTTTTGGCCCTGGCGACGTTCGGAGAGTCGTGGCACAACAACCACCATGCTTTCCCCGACTCCGCGTCGTTCGGACTCGAGTGGTACCACCTCGACCCCGGGTACTGGTTGATCAAGTTCTTGTCCCTTGTCGGCGCGGCCCACGACGTCGGGATCCCGACCCGAGAGCGTCGACACTCCAAACGTAGGCGCCACCGAACACTCTCAGGAGCACAGTCATGA